The nucleotide window TACTCATATAATTTATTCTTACTTGAGTATATAGGAGAATGGAAAGGAAATCTATGATGGTTAATTTGGATAACCAATGAAAAACAGCGGAGAACTAGTCTCCGCCTGCCAATTCATTAAAATTAAAATTCAGGAAGATTGTCTAAGTTATTTTCCTTTATACCATCAGGCTCACTTCGAATAATATCTCGTCCATATTTGTGAAAAACATCAATATTGGCAAGCTTCCCGCCCTTTGCCTCATCCAATGCCGTTAAATAATCGAGTTCCCGTCCACTTTCAGTCTTAAAAGCCATGATGTCTCCATCATTATTTTTCTGAACAGCAACAATCCGCTCCTTGCCTGGAATTGGTACATTTGCCTCCATTTCAGGACTATTTGCATTTAAATATTCTTCATAGGCATTCTCGAAAAAATCACGTTTGTCATTCATTGGTCATCCCTCCACCCCTAGTATGCTCGGAGGGAGATTGCGGCATGTATGGAACCGTACATTGTTTGGGAAAATGAAAAAAGATGCATCAAATATATGATGCACCTCTTCAGGCATTTTGGTTCAATACAGCCTGACTATCAATGACTTGCAGCTGATAAGTCTGGATGATCTCCATGAGCATGCTGCTATAGATCTTATCGCCATTCTCATTAGTCGCTGTACTATATCCGGCATCTTCTAGGGCTTTCGTTTGTTCCTGGTACGTTTGCCCGTCAAATAGGCCATTTTTTTCATAACGCTTGTTTTCGGCCAAGAATTGGCCATGATCCTTGATGGAATCCTCCAAGGAGGCATACACGCGAAAATCACTGTTGATGTGGTCATTATAATTTTCTTTTGTCTTCATGTTTGCCGTTGCGCCATCCCAGTTATGACCTTTAATACCGAATAAGTTATTGTAGTCCTTCGTTAAACCAGATTTGCCCCAATTCGATTCAAGTACCGCTTGTGCGATTGTGACAGATGGAAGGATGCCATATTTCTCATAATTCGCAATGGCTCCTTTTTTTATTTTGCTGATAAACTTTTGCTGGCTTGTGCTATCATTATATTGCTTATTAAGCGAGTTCACGGTCTTATACGCAGTTTGCTTTTCCTCCGCCGTAAAATGAAGGTCTTCTAGAACAGACTTCATTGGTTTTAAGGTGTACTCCCCTTTTTTACGGTCCATAAATTGCTTTGCAATTCCTTGGATGTCAGTGGATTTGACTGTGTCCATGGAGTATTTAGCCTTTACTACGGCAGCAACCTCTCTCCAATTGACCTGGACCTTCCCATAGCTCACCTCGTCGACTAGCTCCTGTATTTCCTTTGAATTATCCAATGAAACAGGTACTGGTTCATAAGAATCTATTAGTTTCCATAGGCCTATTAATAGCAGCGACAAAATAACGATTGGGCCTAACATAGTGGTTCGTTTCTTTTTACGTGCCATCATATACTCCTTTATTCATGTGATTATAACAATGATGTTCATCTA belongs to Pradoshia eiseniae and includes:
- a CDS encoding DUF3892 domain-containing protein — encoded protein: MNDKRDFFENAYEEYLNANSPEMEANVPIPGKERIVAVQKNNDGDIMAFKTESGRELDYLTALDEAKGGKLANIDVFHKYGRDIIRSEPDGIKENNLDNLPEF
- a CDS encoding glycoside hydrolase family 73 protein encodes the protein MMARKKKRTTMLGPIVILSLLLIGLWKLIDSYEPVPVSLDNSKEIQELVDEVSYGKVQVNWREVAAVVKAKYSMDTVKSTDIQGIAKQFMDRKKGEYTLKPMKSVLEDLHFTAEEKQTAYKTVNSLNKQYNDSTSQQKFISKIKKGAIANYEKYGILPSVTIAQAVLESNWGKSGLTKDYNNLFGIKGHNWDGATANMKTKENYNDHINSDFRVYASLEDSIKDHGQFLAENKRYEKNGLFDGQTYQEQTKALEDAGYSTATNENGDKIYSSMLMEIIQTYQLQVIDSQAVLNQNA